A region from the Citrobacter telavivensis genome encodes:
- the rplN gene encoding 50S ribosomal protein L14 codes for MIQEQTMLNVADNSGARRVMCIKVLGGSHRRYAGVGDIIKITIKEAIPRGKVKKGDVLKAVVVRTKKGVRRPDGSVIRFDGNACVILNNNSEQPIGTRIFGPVTRELRNEKFMKIISLAPEVL; via the coding sequence ATGATCCAAGAACAGACTATGCTGAACGTCGCCGACAACTCCGGTGCACGTCGCGTAATGTGTATCAAGGTTCTGGGTGGCTCGCACCGTCGCTACGCAGGCGTAGGCGACATCATCAAGATCACCATCAAAGAAGCAATTCCGCGTGGTAAGGTCAAAAAAGGTGATGTGCTGAAGGCGGTAGTGGTGCGCACCAAGAAGGGTGTTCGTCGCCCGGACGGTTCTGTCATTCGCTTCGATGGTAATGCATGCGTTATTTTAAACAATAACAGCGAGCAACCTATCGGTACGCGTATTTTTGGGCCGGTAACTCGTGAACTTCGTAATGAGAAGTTCATGAAAATTATCTCTCTGGCACCAGAAGTACTCTAA
- the rpsC gene encoding 30S ribosomal protein S3, translated as MGQKVHPNGIRLGIVKPWNSTWFANTKEFADNLDSDFKVRQYLTKELAKASVSRIVIERPAKSIRVTIHTARPGIVIGKKGEDVEKLRKVVADIAGVPAQINIAEVRKPELDAKLVADSITSQLERRVMFRRAMKRAVQNAMRLGAKGIKVEVSGRLGGAEIARTEWYREGRVPLHTLRADIDYNTSEAHTTYGVIGVKVWIFKGEILGGMAAVEQPEKPAAQPKKQQRKGRK; from the coding sequence ATGGGTCAGAAAGTACATCCTAATGGTATTCGCCTGGGTATTGTAAAACCATGGAACTCTACCTGGTTTGCGAACACCAAAGAATTCGCTGACAACCTGGACAGCGATTTTAAAGTACGTCAGTACCTGACTAAGGAACTGGCTAAAGCGTCTGTATCTCGTATCGTTATCGAGCGTCCGGCTAAGAGCATCCGTGTGACTATTCACACTGCTCGTCCGGGCATCGTTATCGGTAAGAAAGGCGAAGACGTAGAAAAACTGCGTAAGGTCGTAGCGGATATCGCTGGCGTTCCTGCACAGATCAATATCGCCGAAGTTCGTAAGCCTGAACTGGACGCAAAACTGGTTGCTGACAGCATCACTTCACAGCTGGAACGTCGCGTTATGTTCCGTCGTGCGATGAAGCGTGCTGTACAGAACGCAATGCGTCTGGGCGCTAAAGGGATTAAAGTTGAAGTTAGCGGCCGTCTGGGCGGCGCGGAAATCGCACGTACCGAATGGTACCGCGAAGGTCGCGTACCGCTGCACACTCTGCGTGCTGACATCGACTACAACACCTCTGAAGCGCACACCACTTACGGTGTAATCGGCGTTAAGGTATGGATCTTCAAAGGCGAGATCCTGGGTGGTATGGCTGCTGTTGAACAACCGGAAAAACCGGCTGCTCAACCTAAAAAGCAGCAGCGTAAAGGCCGTAAATAA
- the rplO gene encoding 50S ribosomal protein L15, producing the protein MRLNTLSPAEGSKKAGKRLGRGIGSGLGKTGGRGHKGQKSRSGGGVRRGFEGGQMPLYRRLPKFGFTSRKAAITAEVRLSDLAKVEGGVVDLNTLKAANIIGIQIEFAKVILAGEVTTPVTVRGLRVTKGARAAIEAAGGKIEE; encoded by the coding sequence ATGCGTTTAAATACTCTGTCTCCGGCCGAAGGCTCCAAAAAGGCGGGTAAACGCCTGGGTCGTGGTATCGGTTCTGGCCTCGGTAAAACCGGTGGTCGTGGTCACAAAGGTCAGAAGTCTCGTTCTGGCGGTGGCGTACGTCGCGGTTTCGAGGGCGGCCAGATGCCTCTGTATCGTCGTCTGCCGAAATTCGGCTTCACTTCTCGTAAAGCAGCGATTACAGCCGAAGTTCGTCTGTCTGACCTGGCTAAAGTAGAAGGCGGTGTTGTAGACCTGAACACGCTGAAAGCGGCTAACATTATCGGTATCCAGATCGAGTTCGCGAAAGTGATCCTGGCTGGTGAAGTCACTACTCCGGTAACTGTTCGTGGTCTGCGTGTTACTAAAGGCGCTCGTGCTGCTATCGAAGCTGCTGGCGGTAAAATCGAGGAATAA
- the rplX gene encoding 50S ribosomal protein L24: MAAKIRRDDEVIVLTGKDKGKRGKVKNVLSSGKVIVEGINLVKKHQKPVPALNQPGGIVEKEAAIQISNIALFNAATGKADRVGFRFEDGKKVRFFKSNSETIK; encoded by the coding sequence ATGGCAGCGAAAATCCGTCGTGATGACGAAGTTATCGTGTTAACCGGTAAAGATAAAGGTAAACGCGGTAAAGTTAAGAATGTCTTGTCTTCCGGCAAGGTCATCGTTGAAGGTATCAACCTGGTTAAGAAACACCAGAAGCCGGTTCCGGCTCTGAACCAACCAGGCGGCATTGTAGAGAAAGAAGCAGCTATTCAGATCTCTAACATTGCACTCTTCAATGCGGCAACCGGCAAGGCTGACCGTGTAGGCTTTAGATTCGAAGACGGCAAAAAAGTCCGTTTCTTCAAGTCTAACAGCGAAACTATCAAGTAA
- the rplD gene encoding 50S ribosomal protein L4, with protein MELVLKDAQSALTVSETTFGRDFNEALVHQVVVAYAAGARQGTRAQKTRAEVTGSGKKPWRQKGTGRARSGSIKSPIWRSGGVTFAARPQDHSQKVNKKMYRGALKSILSELVRQDRLIVVEKFSVEAPKTKLLAQKLKDMALEDVLIITGELDENLFLAARNLHKVDVRDATGIDPVSLIAFDKVVMTADAVKQVEEMLA; from the coding sequence ATGGAATTAGTATTGAAAGACGCGCAGAGCGCGCTGACTGTTTCCGAAACTACCTTCGGTCGTGATTTCAACGAAGCGCTGGTTCACCAGGTTGTTGTTGCTTATGCAGCTGGTGCTCGTCAGGGTACTCGTGCTCAGAAGACTCGTGCTGAAGTAACTGGTTCCGGCAAAAAGCCGTGGCGCCAGAAAGGTACCGGCCGTGCGCGTTCAGGTTCTATCAAGAGCCCGATCTGGCGTTCCGGTGGCGTGACCTTCGCTGCTCGCCCGCAGGACCACAGTCAAAAAGTTAACAAGAAGATGTACCGCGGCGCGCTGAAAAGCATTCTGTCCGAACTGGTACGTCAGGATCGTCTGATCGTTGTCGAGAAGTTCTCTGTTGAAGCGCCTAAAACTAAGCTGCTGGCACAGAAACTGAAAGACATGGCTCTGGAAGATGTGTTGATCATCACCGGTGAGCTGGACGAAAATCTGTTCCTCGCAGCACGTAACCTGCACAAGGTTGACGTTCGCGATGCAACGGGTATCGACCCGGTTAGCCTGATCGCCTTCGACAAAGTCGTAATGACTGCTGATGCTGTTAAGCAAGTTGAGGAGATGCTGGCATGA
- the rplE gene encoding 50S ribosomal protein L5, protein MAKLHDYYKDEVVNKLMTEFNYNSVMQVPRVEKITLNMGVGEAIADKKLLDNAAADLTAISGQKPLITKARKSVAGFKIRQGYPIGCKVTLRGERMWEFFERLITIAVPRIRDFRGLSAKSFDGRGNYSMGVREQIIFPEIDYDKVDRVRGLDITITTTAKSDEEGRALLAAFDFPFRK, encoded by the coding sequence ATGGCGAAACTGCATGATTACTACAAAGACGAAGTAGTTAATAAACTCATGACTGAGTTTAACTACAATTCTGTCATGCAAGTCCCTCGGGTCGAGAAGATCACCCTGAACATGGGTGTTGGTGAAGCGATCGCTGACAAGAAACTGCTGGATAACGCAGCAGCTGACCTGACAGCAATCTCCGGTCAAAAACCGTTGATCACCAAAGCACGCAAATCTGTTGCAGGCTTCAAAATCCGTCAGGGCTATCCGATCGGCTGTAAAGTAACTCTGCGTGGCGAACGCATGTGGGAGTTCTTTGAGCGCCTGATCACTATTGCTGTACCGCGTATCCGTGACTTCCGTGGCTTGTCCGCTAAGTCATTCGATGGTCGTGGTAACTACAGCATGGGTGTCCGTGAGCAGATCATCTTCCCAGAAATCGACTACGATAAAGTCGACCGCGTTCGTGGTTTGGATATTACCATTACCACTACTGCGAAATCTGACGAAGAAGGCCGTGCTCTGCTGGCTGCCTTTGACTTCCCGTTCCGCAAGTAA
- the rpsQ gene encoding 30S ribosomal protein S17 — translation MTDKIRTLQGRVVSDKMEKSIVVAIERFVKHPIYGKFIKRTTKLHVHDENNECGIGDKVEIRECRPLSKTKSWTLVRVVEKAVL, via the coding sequence ATGACCGATAAAATCCGTACTCTGCAAGGTCGCGTTGTTAGCGACAAAATGGAGAAATCCATTGTTGTTGCTATCGAACGTTTTGTGAAACACCCGATCTACGGTAAATTCATTAAGCGTACGACCAAACTGCACGTACATGACGAGAACAACGAATGCGGTATCGGCGACAAGGTTGAAATCCGTGAATGCCGTCCGCTGTCCAAGACTAAGTCCTGGACGCTGGTTCGCGTTGTAGAGAAAGCGGTTCTGTAA
- the rplF gene encoding 50S ribosomal protein L6 produces MSRVAKAPVVVPAGVDVKINGQVITIKGKNGELTRTLNDAVEVKHADNALTFGPRDGYVDGWAQAGTARALLNSMVIGVTEGFTKKLQLVGVGYRAAVKGNVVNLSLGFSHPVDHQLPAGITAECPTQTEIVLKGADKQVIGQVAADLRAYRRPEPYKGKGVRYADEVVRTKEAKKK; encoded by the coding sequence ATGTCTCGTGTTGCTAAAGCACCGGTCGTTGTTCCTGCCGGCGTTGATGTAAAAATCAACGGTCAGGTTATTACGATCAAAGGTAAAAACGGCGAGCTGACTCGTACTCTCAACGATGCTGTTGAAGTTAAACATGCAGATAATGCACTGACCTTCGGTCCGCGTGATGGTTACGTAGACGGTTGGGCTCAGGCTGGTACCGCGCGTGCCCTGCTGAACTCAATGGTTATCGGTGTTACCGAAGGCTTCACTAAGAAGCTGCAGCTGGTTGGTGTAGGTTATCGTGCAGCGGTTAAAGGGAACGTAGTAAACCTGTCTTTAGGTTTCTCGCATCCAGTTGACCATCAACTGCCGGCAGGGATTACTGCAGAATGTCCGACTCAAACTGAAATCGTGCTGAAAGGCGCTGATAAGCAGGTAATCGGCCAGGTTGCAGCAGATCTGCGTGCCTACCGTCGTCCTGAGCCTTACAAAGGCAAGGGTGTTCGTTACGCCGACGAAGTCGTGCGTACCAAAGAGGCTAAGAAGAAGTAA
- the rplB gene encoding 50S ribosomal protein L2 — MAVVKCKPTSPGRRHVVKVVNPELHKGKPFAPLLEKNSKSGGRNNNGRITTRHIGGGHKQAYRIVDFKRNKDGIPAVVERLEYDPNRSANIALVLYKDGERRYILAPKGLKAGDQIQSGVDAAIKPGNTLPMRNIPVGSTVHNVEMKPGKGGQLARSAGTYVQIVARDGAYVTLRLRSGEMRKVEADCRATLGEVGNAEHMLRVLGKAGAARWRGVRPTVRGTAMNPVDHPHGGGEGRNFGKHPVTPWGVQTKGKKTRSNKRTDKFIVRRRSK; from the coding sequence ATGGCAGTTGTTAAATGTAAACCGACATCTCCGGGTCGTCGCCACGTCGTTAAAGTGGTTAACCCTGAGCTGCACAAGGGCAAACCTTTTGCTCCGTTGCTGGAAAAAAACAGCAAATCCGGTGGTCGTAACAACAATGGCCGTATCACCACTCGTCATATCGGTGGTGGCCACAAGCAGGCGTACCGTATTGTTGACTTCAAACGCAACAAAGATGGTATCCCGGCAGTTGTTGAACGTCTTGAGTACGATCCGAACCGTTCCGCGAACATCGCGCTGGTTCTGTACAAAGACGGTGAGCGCCGTTACATCCTGGCCCCTAAAGGCCTGAAAGCTGGCGACCAGATCCAATCTGGCGTTGATGCTGCAATCAAACCAGGCAACACCCTGCCGATGCGCAATATCCCGGTTGGTTCTACCGTTCATAACGTAGAAATGAAACCAGGAAAAGGCGGTCAGCTGGCACGTTCCGCTGGTACTTACGTTCAGATCGTTGCTCGTGATGGTGCTTATGTCACCCTGCGTCTGCGTTCTGGTGAAATGCGTAAAGTCGAAGCAGACTGCCGTGCAACTCTGGGCGAAGTTGGCAATGCTGAGCATATGCTGCGCGTTCTGGGTAAAGCAGGTGCTGCACGCTGGCGTGGTGTTCGTCCGACCGTTCGCGGTACCGCGATGAACCCAGTCGACCACCCACATGGTGGTGGTGAAGGTCGTAACTTTGGTAAGCACCCGGTAACTCCGTGGGGCGTTCAGACCAAAGGTAAGAAGACCCGCAGCAACAAGCGTACTGATAAATTCATCGTACGTCGCCGTAGCAAATAA
- the rpsN gene encoding 30S ribosomal protein S14, with product MAKQSMKAREVKRVALADKYFAKRAELKAIISDVNASDEDRWNAVLKLQSLPRDSSPSRQRNRCRQTGRPHGYVGKFGLSRIKLREAAMRGEVPGLKKASW from the coding sequence ATGGCTAAGCAATCAATGAAAGCACGCGAAGTAAAACGCGTAGCTTTAGCTGATAAATACTTCGCGAAACGCGCTGAACTGAAAGCGATCATCTCTGATGTGAACGCTTCCGACGAAGATCGTTGGAACGCTGTTCTTAAGCTGCAGTCTCTGCCGCGTGATTCCAGCCCGTCTCGTCAGCGTAACCGCTGCCGTCAAACAGGTCGTCCACATGGTTATGTGGGCAAGTTCGGGTTGAGCCGTATCAAGTTACGTGAAGCCGCAATGCGCGGTGAAGTACCAGGCTTGAAAAAGGCTAGCTGGTAA
- the rpsH gene encoding 30S ribosomal protein S8, whose protein sequence is MSMQDPIADMLTRIRNGQAANKAAVTMPSSKLKVAIANVLKEEGFIEDFKVEGDTKPELELTLKYFQGKAVVESIQRVSRPGLRIYKRKDELPKVMAGLGIAVVSTSKGVMTDRAARQAGLGGEIICYVA, encoded by the coding sequence ATGAGCATGCAAGATCCGATCGCGGATATGCTGACCCGTATCCGTAACGGTCAGGCCGCGAACAAAGCTGCGGTCACCATGCCTTCCTCCAAGCTGAAAGTGGCAATTGCCAACGTGCTGAAGGAAGAAGGTTTTATTGAAGATTTTAAAGTTGAAGGCGACACCAAGCCGGAACTGGAACTGACTCTTAAGTATTTCCAGGGTAAAGCTGTTGTAGAAAGCATTCAGCGTGTCAGTCGCCCAGGTCTGCGCATCTACAAACGTAAAGATGAGCTGCCGAAAGTTATGGCGGGTCTGGGTATCGCGGTTGTTTCTACCTCTAAAGGTGTTATGACTGATCGTGCAGCGCGCCAGGCTGGTCTTGGTGGCGAAATTATCTGCTACGTAGCCTAA
- the rpsS gene encoding 30S ribosomal protein S19 — translation MPRSLKKGPFIDLHLLKKVEKAVESGDKKPLRTWSRRSTIFPNMIGLTIAVHNGRQHVPVFVTDEMVGHKLGEFAPTRTYRGHAADKKAKKK, via the coding sequence ATGCCACGTTCTCTCAAGAAAGGTCCTTTTATTGACCTGCACTTGCTGAAGAAGGTAGAGAAAGCGGTGGAAAGCGGAGACAAGAAGCCCCTGCGCACTTGGTCCCGTCGTTCAACGATCTTTCCTAACATGATCGGTTTGACCATCGCTGTCCATAATGGTCGTCAGCACGTTCCAGTATTCGTAACCGATGAAATGGTCGGTCACAAACTGGGTGAATTCGCACCGACTCGTACTTATCGCGGCCACGCTGCTGATAAAAAAGCGAAGAAGAAATAA
- the rplP gene encoding 50S ribosomal protein L16: MLQPKRTKFRKMHKGRNRGLAAGADVSFGSFGLKAVGRGRLTARQIEAARRAMTRAVKRQGKIWIRVFPDKPITEKPLAVRMGKGKGNVEYWVALIQPGKVLYEMDGVPEELAREAFKLAAAKLPIKTTFVTKTVM, from the coding sequence ATGTTACAACCAAAGCGTACAAAATTCCGTAAAATGCACAAAGGCCGTAACCGCGGTCTGGCTGCTGGCGCGGATGTTAGCTTCGGCAGCTTCGGTCTGAAAGCTGTTGGCCGTGGTCGTCTGACTGCCCGTCAGATCGAAGCAGCACGTCGTGCTATGACCCGTGCAGTTAAGCGTCAAGGTAAGATCTGGATCCGCGTATTCCCGGACAAACCGATCACTGAAAAGCCGCTGGCAGTGCGTATGGGTAAAGGTAAAGGTAACGTGGAGTATTGGGTTGCCTTGATTCAGCCGGGTAAAGTCCTGTATGAAATGGACGGCGTACCGGAAGAGCTGGCCCGTGAAGCATTCAAGCTGGCAGCAGCGAAACTGCCGATTAAAACCACCTTTGTAACTAAGACGGTGATGTAA
- the rpsM gene encoding 30S ribosomal protein S13, with protein sequence MARIAGINIPDQKHAVIALTSIYGIGKTRSKAILASAGIAENVKISELSEGQIDTLRDEVAKFVVEGDLRREISMSIKRLMDLGCYRGLRHRRGLPVRGQRTKTNARTRKGPRKPIKK encoded by the coding sequence GTGGCCCGTATAGCAGGCATTAACATTCCTGATCAAAAACATGCAGTGATCGCGTTAACGTCGATCTACGGCATCGGTAAGACCCGTTCTAAAGCCATTCTGGCTTCAGCGGGTATCGCTGAAAATGTTAAGATCAGTGAGCTGTCTGAAGGACAAATCGACACGCTGCGTGACGAAGTTGCCAAATTTGTCGTTGAAGGTGATCTGCGCCGTGAAATCAGCATGAGCATCAAGCGCCTGATGGATCTTGGTTGCTATCGCGGTTTGCGTCATCGTCGTGGTCTGCCAGTGCGCGGTCAGCGTACTAAGACCAACGCACGTACCCGTAAGGGTCCGCGCAAACCGATCAAGAAATAA
- the rpsE gene encoding 30S ribosomal protein S5 has protein sequence MAHIEKQAGELQEKLIAVNRVSKTVKGGRIFSFTALTVVGDGNGRVGFGYGKAREVPAAIQKAMEKARRNMINVALNNGTLQHPVKGVHTGSRVFMQPASEGTGIIAGGAMRAVLEVAGVHNVLAKAYGSTNPINVVRATIDGLENMNSPEMVAAKRGKSVEEILGK, from the coding sequence ATGGCTCACATCGAAAAACAAGCTGGCGAACTGCAGGAAAAGCTGATCGCGGTAAACCGCGTATCTAAAACCGTAAAAGGTGGTCGTATTTTCTCCTTCACAGCTCTGACTGTAGTAGGCGATGGTAACGGTCGCGTTGGTTTTGGTTACGGTAAAGCGCGTGAAGTTCCAGCAGCGATCCAGAAAGCGATGGAAAAAGCCCGTCGCAATATGATTAACGTCGCGCTGAACAACGGCACCCTGCAACACCCGGTTAAAGGTGTTCACACGGGGTCTCGTGTATTCATGCAGCCAGCTTCCGAAGGTACCGGTATCATCGCCGGTGGTGCAATGCGCGCCGTTCTGGAAGTTGCTGGGGTTCATAACGTTCTGGCTAAAGCATATGGTTCCACCAACCCGATCAACGTGGTTCGTGCAACTATTGATGGCCTGGAAAATATGAATTCTCCAGAAATGGTCGCTGCCAAGCGTGGTAAATCCGTTGAAGAAATTCTGGGGAAATAA
- the rplV gene encoding 50S ribosomal protein L22, producing the protein METIAKHRHARSSAQKVRLVADLIRGKKVSQALDILTYTNKKAAVLVKKVLESAIANAEHNDGADIDDLKVTKIFVDEGPSMKRIMPRAKGRADRILKRTSHITVVVSDR; encoded by the coding sequence ATGGAAACTATCGCTAAACATCGCCATGCTCGTTCTTCTGCTCAGAAGGTTCGCCTTGTTGCTGACCTGATTCGCGGTAAGAAAGTGTCGCAGGCTCTGGATATTCTGACCTACACCAATAAGAAAGCGGCTGTACTGGTCAAGAAGGTACTGGAATCTGCCATTGCTAACGCTGAACACAACGATGGCGCTGACATTGACGATCTGAAAGTTACGAAAATTTTCGTAGACGAAGGCCCGAGCATGAAGCGCATTATGCCGCGTGCAAAAGGTCGTGCAGATCGCATCCTGAAGCGCACCAGCCACATTACTGTGGTTGTGTCCGATCGCTGA
- the rpmC gene encoding 50S ribosomal protein L29, protein MKAKELREKSVEELNTELLNLLREQFNLRMQAASGQLQQSHLLKQVRRDVARVKTLLTEKAGA, encoded by the coding sequence ATGAAAGCAAAAGAGCTGCGTGAGAAGAGTGTTGAAGAGCTGAACACCGAGCTGCTGAACCTGCTGCGTGAGCAGTTCAACCTGCGTATGCAGGCTGCAAGTGGCCAGCTGCAACAGTCTCACCTGTTGAAGCAAGTGCGTCGTGATGTCGCACGCGTTAAGACTTTACTGACTGAGAAGGCGGGTGCGTAA
- the secY gene encoding preprotein translocase subunit SecY translates to MAKQPGLDFQSAKGGLGELKRRLLFVIGALIVFRIGSFIPIPGIDAAVLAKLLEQQRGTIIEMFNMFSGGALSRASIFALGIMPYISASIIIQLLTVVHPTLAEIKKEGESGRRKISQYTRYGTLVLAIFQSIGIATGLPNMPGMQGLVMNPGFAFYFTAVVSLVTGTMFLMWLGEQITERGIGNGISIIIFAGIVAGLPPAIAHTIEQARQGDLHFLVLLLVAVLVFAVTFFVVFVERGQRRIVVNYAKRQQGRRVYAAQSTHLPLKVNMAGVIPAIFASSIILFPATIASWFGGGTGWNWLTTISLYLQPGQPLYVLLYASAIIFFCFFYTALVFNPRETADNLKKSGAFVPGIRPGEQTAKYIDKVMTRLTLVGALYITFICLIPEFMRDAMKVPFYFGGTSLLIVVVVIMDFMAQVQTLMMSSQYESALKKANLKGYGR, encoded by the coding sequence ATGGCTAAACAACCGGGATTAGATTTTCAAAGTGCCAAAGGTGGCTTAGGCGAGCTGAAACGCAGACTGCTGTTTGTTATCGGTGCGCTTATTGTGTTCCGTATTGGCTCTTTCATTCCGATCCCTGGTATTGATGCCGCTGTCCTTGCCAAACTGCTTGAGCAACAGCGAGGCACCATCATTGAAATGTTTAACATGTTCTCTGGTGGTGCTCTCAGCCGTGCTTCTATCTTTGCCCTGGGTATTATGCCGTACATTTCGGCATCAATTATTATCCAGCTGCTGACGGTGGTTCACCCAACGTTAGCGGAAATCAAGAAAGAAGGGGAGTCTGGTCGTCGTAAGATCAGCCAGTACACCCGCTACGGTACTCTGGTGCTGGCAATATTCCAGTCGATCGGTATTGCTACCGGTCTGCCGAATATGCCTGGTATGCAAGGTCTGGTTATGAACCCAGGCTTTGCATTCTATTTCACCGCTGTTGTTAGTCTGGTCACAGGGACAATGTTCCTGATGTGGTTGGGCGAACAGATTACTGAACGTGGTATCGGTAACGGTATCTCGATCATTATCTTCGCCGGTATTGTCGCGGGACTCCCGCCAGCCATTGCCCATACTATCGAGCAAGCGCGTCAAGGCGACCTGCACTTCCTCGTGTTGCTGTTGGTTGCAGTATTAGTATTTGCAGTGACGTTCTTTGTTGTATTTGTTGAGCGTGGTCAACGCCGCATTGTGGTAAACTACGCGAAACGTCAGCAGGGTCGTCGTGTCTATGCTGCACAGAGCACACATTTACCGCTGAAAGTGAATATGGCGGGGGTAATCCCGGCAATCTTCGCTTCCAGTATTATTCTGTTCCCGGCAACCATCGCGTCATGGTTCGGGGGCGGTACTGGTTGGAACTGGCTGACAACAATTTCGCTGTATTTGCAGCCTGGGCAACCGCTTTATGTGTTACTCTATGCGTCTGCAATCATCTTCTTCTGTTTCTTCTACACGGCGTTGGTCTTCAACCCGCGTGAAACAGCAGATAACCTGAAGAAGTCCGGTGCATTTGTACCAGGGATTCGTCCGGGAGAGCAAACGGCGAAGTATATCGATAAAGTAATGACCCGCCTGACTTTGGTTGGTGCGCTCTACATTACCTTTATCTGCCTGATCCCGGAGTTCATGCGTGATGCAATGAAAGTACCGTTCTACTTCGGTGGGACCTCACTGCTTATCGTTGTTGTCGTGATTATGGACTTTATGGCTCAAGTGCAAACTCTGATGATGTCTAGTCAGTACGAGTCTGCATTGAAGAAGGCGAACCTGAAAGGCTACGGCCGATAA
- the rpmJ gene encoding 50S ribosomal protein L36 — translation MKVRASVKKLCRNCKIVKRDGVIRVICSAEPKHKQRQG, via the coding sequence ATGAAAGTTCGTGCTTCCGTCAAGAAATTATGCCGTAACTGCAAAATCGTTAAGCGTGATGGTGTCATCCGTGTGATTTGCAGTGCCGAGCCGAAGCATAAACAGCGCCAAGGCTGA
- the rplW gene encoding 50S ribosomal protein L23 has translation MIREERLLKVLRAPHVSEKASTAMEKTNTIVLKVAKDATKAEIKAAVQKLFEVEVEVVNTLVVKGKVKRHGQRIGRRSDWKKAYVTLKEGQNLDFVGGAE, from the coding sequence ATGATTCGTGAAGAACGTCTGCTGAAGGTGCTGCGTGCACCGCACGTTTCTGAAAAAGCGTCTACTGCGATGGAAAAAACTAACACCATCGTTCTCAAAGTTGCTAAAGACGCGACCAAAGCAGAGATCAAAGCTGCTGTGCAGAAACTGTTTGAAGTCGAAGTCGAAGTCGTTAACACCCTGGTAGTTAAAGGGAAAGTTAAACGTCACGGACAGCGTATCGGTCGTCGTAGCGACTGGAAAAAAGCTTACGTCACCCTGAAAGAAGGCCAGAATCTGGACTTCGTTGGCGGCGCTGAGTAA
- the rpmD gene encoding 50S ribosomal protein L30, with translation MAKTIKITQTRSAIGRLPKHKATLLGLGLRRIGHTVEREDTPAVRGMVNAVSFMVKVEE, from the coding sequence ATGGCAAAGACTATTAAAATTACTCAAACCCGCAGTGCAATCGGTCGTCTGCCGAAACACAAGGCAACGCTGCTTGGCCTGGGTCTGCGTCGTATTGGTCACACCGTAGAGCGCGAGGATACTCCTGCTGTTCGTGGTATGGTCAACGCGGTTTCCTTCATGGTTAAAGTTGAGGAGTAA
- the rplR gene encoding 50S ribosomal protein L18, whose product MDKKSARIRRATRARRKLKELGATRLVVHRTPRHIYAQVIAPNGSEVLVAASTVEKAIAEQLKYTGNKDAAAAVGKAVAERALEKGIKDVSFDRSGFQYHGRVQALADAAREAGLQF is encoded by the coding sequence ATGGATAAGAAATCTGCTCGTATCCGTCGTGCGACCCGCGCACGCCGCAAGCTCAAAGAGCTGGGCGCAACTCGCCTGGTGGTACATCGTACCCCGCGTCATATTTACGCACAGGTAATTGCACCGAACGGTTCTGAAGTTCTGGTAGCTGCTTCTACTGTAGAAAAAGCTATCGCTGAACAACTGAAGTACACCGGTAACAAAGACGCGGCTGCAGCTGTGGGTAAAGCTGTCGCTGAACGCGCTCTGGAAAAAGGCATCAAAGATGTGTCCTTTGACCGTTCCGGGTTCCAATATCATGGTCGTGTCCAGGCACTGGCAGATGCTGCCCGTGAAGCTGGCCTTCAGTTCTAA